The Halosimplex litoreum genome has a window encoding:
- the guaB gene encoding IMP dehydrogenase encodes MANDPEPFSEKLRVPEALTFDDVLLRPKESRVEADEADTTTRVSKNVQLQVPVLSAAMDTVTESDMAIAMAREGGLGVMHRNMDVDEMVAAIERVKRADELIIRDVVTAAPDQTVREVDELMARAGVSGAPVVSDDDEVLGIISGTDIRPYLEVGESDEVREAMTDEVITAPEDVTPREALELMYEHKIERVPIVDDDNRLIGLITMQGILQRREYDAAARDDEGSLRAGVAVGPFEAERAQAADEAGADVLFIDCAHAHNLNVVDSAREITAEVDADVVVGNVGTREAAEAVVDFADGIKVGIGPGSICTTRVVTGAGMPQITAVAQVADVAAPENVPVIADGGIRYSGDAIKAIAAGADAVMLGSYFAGTDEAPGRVVTMNGKKYKQYRGMGSVGAMQSGGGDRYLKDVEEDEEEEMVPEGVEAATPYKGTLASELHQLVGGMRSGMGYVGAETVPEFKRRAEFVKVSQAGQQEGHPHDVVITDEAPNYSPDGS; translated from the coding sequence ATGGCGAACGATCCCGAACCGTTCTCGGAGAAACTCCGCGTGCCGGAGGCGCTGACGTTCGACGACGTGCTCCTGCGGCCGAAGGAGAGCCGGGTCGAAGCGGACGAGGCCGACACGACGACGCGTGTCTCGAAGAACGTCCAGTTGCAGGTGCCGGTGCTCTCGGCGGCGATGGACACCGTCACCGAGAGCGACATGGCGATCGCGATGGCCCGCGAGGGCGGCCTCGGCGTCATGCACCGTAACATGGACGTCGACGAGATGGTCGCGGCGATCGAGCGCGTCAAGCGCGCCGACGAGCTCATCATCCGCGACGTGGTGACGGCCGCACCGGACCAGACGGTACGTGAGGTCGACGAGCTGATGGCCCGCGCGGGCGTCTCCGGCGCGCCGGTCGTCAGCGACGACGACGAAGTACTGGGCATCATCTCGGGCACGGACATTCGCCCGTACCTCGAGGTCGGCGAGTCCGACGAGGTGCGCGAAGCGATGACCGACGAGGTCATCACCGCGCCCGAGGACGTGACGCCTCGGGAAGCGCTCGAACTCATGTACGAGCACAAGATCGAGCGCGTCCCCATCGTCGACGACGACAACCGCCTCATCGGCCTCATTACGATGCAGGGCATCCTCCAGCGCCGCGAGTACGACGCCGCGGCGCGCGACGACGAGGGGTCGCTGCGGGCGGGCGTCGCCGTCGGACCCTTCGAGGCAGAGCGCGCACAGGCGGCCGACGAGGCCGGCGCCGACGTGTTGTTCATCGACTGCGCGCACGCGCACAACCTCAACGTCGTCGACAGCGCCCGCGAGATCACCGCGGAAGTCGACGCCGACGTGGTCGTCGGTAACGTCGGCACGCGCGAGGCCGCAGAAGCCGTCGTCGACTTCGCCGACGGCATCAAGGTGGGTATCGGCCCGGGTTCGATCTGTACGACTCGCGTCGTGACCGGCGCCGGGATGCCCCAGATCACCGCGGTCGCACAGGTCGCCGACGTGGCCGCGCCGGAGAACGTCCCGGTCATCGCCGACGGGGGCATCCGCTACTCCGGCGACGCCATCAAGGCCATCGCCGCGGGCGCGGACGCCGTCATGCTGGGCTCGTACTTCGCGGGCACCGACGAAGCGCCGGGCCGCGTCGTCACGATGAACGGCAAGAAGTACAAGCAGTACCGCGGCATGGGGAGCGTCGGCGCGATGCAGTCCGGCGGCGGCGACCGCTACCTCAAGGACGTCGAGGAGGACGAAGAGGAGGAGATGGTCCCCGAGGGCGTCGAGGCCGCCACTCCCTACAAAGGCACGCTGGCGAGCGAACTCCACCAGCTCGTCGGCGGCATGCGCTCGGGCATGGGCTACGTCGGCGCCGAGACCGTCCCCGAGTTCAAGCGCCGCGCCGAGTTCGTCAAGGTATCCCAGGCCGGCCAGCAGGAGGGCCACCCCCACGACGTGGTCATCACCGACGAGGCGCCCAACTACAGCCCCGACGGCTCGTAG
- a CDS encoding GNAT family N-acetyltransferase, producing MSVDVRVADGEDDREAALTVRRAVFIEEQGVSEDVEMDGKEDEAVHFVAVDGGDPIGTARLREVESGVGKVERVAVVADRRDEGVGRDLMERLEAEAADRGLDRLVMHAQTRVEEFYARLGYERTSDVFEEAGIDHVEMERSL from the coding sequence ATGAGCGTCGACGTTCGCGTCGCCGACGGCGAGGACGACCGCGAGGCGGCCCTCACCGTACGACGAGCGGTGTTCATCGAGGAACAGGGCGTTTCCGAAGACGTCGAGATGGACGGCAAGGAAGACGAGGCGGTCCACTTCGTCGCGGTCGACGGCGGCGACCCCATCGGCACGGCGCGACTCCGGGAGGTCGAGTCGGGTGTCGGGAAGGTCGAGCGGGTCGCAGTCGTCGCCGACCGCCGGGACGAGGGGGTCGGTCGCGACCTGATGGAACGACTGGAGGCCGAAGCCGCGGATCGAGGGCTCGACCGGTTGGTGATGCACGCCCAGACCCGCGTCGAGGAGTTCTACGCGCGACTCGGGTACGAGCGGACCAGCGACGTGTTCGAGGAGGCCGGGATCGACCACGTCGAGATGGAGAGATCGCTCTGA
- a CDS encoding TOBE domain-containing protein, with translation MDAGFEAHLRVGGETVDERDAALLRAVAAEGSLNAAASTLGRSYSRAHARIGDLEDEAGPLVERRRGGTEGGGSRLTDAARELLAEFDRLQAALAGTAATERLVLDGRVAERNGDLVTVETDAGTVRALGLTDADDVRVAFRSDAVTLHDPERAPGGGETSARNRFRGEVVGVDRGDGTALVRIDVGATDPLAVRVTETSLETLGLEPDTDVVASFKATATRATAAPGADGSVE, from the coding sequence ATGGACGCGGGGTTCGAGGCTCACTTGCGGGTCGGCGGGGAGACCGTCGACGAGCGGGACGCGGCCCTGTTGCGCGCCGTGGCCGCCGAGGGGTCGCTCAACGCGGCGGCGTCGACGCTCGGGCGTTCGTACTCCCGAGCGCACGCTCGGATCGGTGACCTCGAGGACGAGGCCGGGCCGCTGGTCGAGCGCCGACGCGGCGGCACGGAGGGTGGCGGTAGTCGTCTGACAGACGCCGCCCGCGAGCTCCTCGCGGAGTTCGACCGACTGCAGGCCGCGCTGGCAGGGACGGCCGCGACCGAGCGCCTCGTCCTCGACGGCCGCGTCGCAGAACGGAACGGCGACCTCGTGACTGTCGAGACCGACGCCGGGACCGTCCGAGCGCTCGGGTTGACGGACGCCGACGACGTGCGGGTGGCCTTCCGCTCCGACGCCGTGACGCTGCACGACCCCGAGCGCGCACCCGGGGGCGGCGAGACGAGCGCACGCAACCGATTCCGCGGCGAGGTCGTCGGCGTCGACCGCGGCGACGGCACCGCGCTCGTCCGCATCGACGTAGGTGCGACCGACCCGCTGGCGGTGCGAGTCACCGAGACGAGCCTCGAAACACTGGGGCTGGAGCCCGACACGGACGTGGTCGCCTCGTTCAAAGCCACCGCGACGCGGGCGACGGCCGCGCCCGGTGCGGACGGGTCCGTGGAGTGA
- a CDS encoding extracellular solute-binding protein, protein MPTQRSARSRDGGRSRRSILAALGSAGAVVSVSGCLGSVASSEESGREGVDRGDGPHGGDGRPVSVLAAGSLQLAFSEGLRAAVDRPVRVEAHGSVTVARLVAEGKRDPDIVALADTALFDRLVPTDWHAAFATNALVVAYDGESDVGRRVGAADRWFDPLLATDATLGRTDPDLDPLGYRTLFALDLASEHYDRPGLRDALTDSRGVYPETSLLSRFETGDLDTAVVYRSMAEDRGYDYVDLPPEIDLSDPARAEEYGTVSYDLPTGETVRGAPIEYGALARTDADRVVEAFETLVGGAYLADHGFVVPDEHPTYSGDVPRVHRP, encoded by the coding sequence ATGCCGACACAACGGTCGGCGAGGTCCCGGGACGGCGGGCGGAGCCGGCGGTCGATCCTCGCGGCGCTCGGGTCGGCGGGCGCCGTCGTGTCGGTGAGCGGCTGCCTCGGGAGCGTCGCGAGCAGTGAGGAGAGCGGCAGGGAAGGCGTCGATCGCGGAGACGGTCCACACGGCGGCGACGGGCGGCCGGTGTCGGTCCTCGCCGCCGGGAGTCTGCAGCTCGCTTTCTCCGAGGGGCTGCGCGCGGCGGTCGACCGGCCGGTCCGCGTCGAGGCCCACGGGTCGGTGACGGTCGCGCGACTGGTCGCCGAGGGCAAGCGCGACCCCGATATCGTCGCGCTGGCCGACACGGCGCTGTTCGACCGACTGGTCCCGACCGACTGGCACGCCGCGTTCGCGACGAACGCGCTCGTCGTGGCTTACGACGGCGAGAGCGACGTGGGTCGGCGCGTCGGCGCGGCCGACCGCTGGTTCGACCCGTTGCTGGCGACCGACGCGACGCTGGGCCGCACCGACCCGGATCTGGACCCACTGGGCTACCGGACGCTGTTCGCGCTCGACCTCGCGAGCGAGCACTACGACCGGCCGGGCCTTCGCGACGCCCTGACCGACTCGCGAGGTGTCTACCCGGAGACCTCGCTGCTCTCGCGGTTCGAGACCGGCGACCTCGACACCGCCGTCGTCTATCGGAGCATGGCCGAGGACCGCGGGTACGACTACGTCGACCTCCCGCCGGAGATCGACCTGAGTGACCCCGCGCGCGCCGAGGAGTACGGGACGGTGAGCTACGACCTCCCGACCGGCGAGACCGTCCGCGGAGCACCCATCGAATACGGCGCCCTCGCCCGGACCGACGCCGACCGGGTGGTCGAGGCGTTCGAGACGCTCGTCGGCGGCGCGTATCTGGCCGACCACGGATTCGTCGTCCCCGACGAGCATCCCACCTACAGTGGTGATGTCCCGCGTGTCCACCGCCCGTGA
- a CDS encoding molybdate ABC transporter permease subunit, giving the protein MSRVSTAREPADGTSVWGATAPLLGGLLLVLYAAPVAWLVLAQPPAAVFASLDAPFVVGAARNTLLSAAVSTALATLLGVPLAYWLARADFRGRTLVTAVVAFPLVLPPVVSGMVLLSAVGPEGLGGLLGVRVTGTIAGVVLAQTFVASPFVVLTARSAFERVDTDAEEAARTLGATEWRTFRRVTLPLAWRGVLAGSTLAFARAAGEFGATLMLAYYPRTLPVQIWATFQGRGLDAAFPVAVVLVAVASLALVCINLLGESSLVAPE; this is encoded by the coding sequence ATGTCCCGCGTGTCCACCGCCCGTGAGCCGGCCGACGGAACGTCGGTGTGGGGAGCGACCGCGCCGCTGCTCGGCGGCCTCCTGCTCGTCCTCTACGCCGCCCCGGTCGCGTGGCTCGTCCTCGCCCAGCCACCGGCGGCCGTGTTCGCCTCGCTCGACGCGCCGTTCGTGGTCGGCGCCGCCCGGAACACGCTCCTCTCGGCTGCCGTCAGCACCGCGCTGGCGACGCTGTTGGGCGTCCCGCTGGCGTACTGGCTCGCCCGGGCCGACTTCCGCGGGCGGACGCTCGTCACCGCCGTCGTCGCCTTCCCGCTCGTCCTCCCGCCTGTCGTCAGCGGGATGGTGCTGTTGAGCGCCGTCGGCCCCGAGGGGCTCGGCGGTCTCCTGGGCGTGCGGGTCACCGGCACCATCGCCGGCGTCGTCCTCGCACAGACGTTCGTCGCCTCACCGTTCGTCGTCCTCACCGCTCGGAGCGCCTTCGAACGGGTCGACACCGACGCCGAGGAAGCCGCCCGGACGCTGGGGGCGACGGAGTGGCGGACCTTCCGCCGCGTGACCCTGCCGCTGGCCTGGCGGGGGGTCCTGGCGGGGAGCACGCTCGCGTTCGCTCGCGCGGCCGGCGAGTTCGGCGCGACGCTCATGCTCGCCTACTACCCTCGCACCCTCCCGGTCCAGATCTGGGCGACCTTCCAGGGCCGCGGCCTCGACGCCGCCTTCCCCGTCGCCGTCGTCCTCGTCGCCGTCGCCTCGCTCGCGCTCGTCTGTATCAACCTGCTCGGTGAGTCGTCGCTCGTCGCCCCCGAGTGA
- a CDS encoding DUF5807 family protein, with amino-acid sequence MSDREAFLAGDRPEDVFMYFADDAVSGIDALAGHGERVDDGVVLVVEGDSGRSAFQRATDMDPMAFAKQAMANDGTIDADATGGVCPDSDETDGPHEARFVFAFAEEQNEEVDGIYNEGDVIHAYVQCTCGTAYSEKWLAGEK; translated from the coding sequence ATGAGCGACCGCGAGGCATTCCTGGCGGGCGACCGGCCCGAAGACGTGTTCATGTACTTCGCAGACGACGCCGTCTCGGGGATCGACGCCCTGGCCGGCCACGGCGAGCGCGTCGACGACGGCGTCGTCCTCGTCGTCGAGGGCGACAGCGGCCGCAGCGCCTTCCAGCGCGCGACCGACATGGATCCGATGGCCTTCGCCAAACAGGCGATGGCCAACGACGGAACGATCGACGCCGACGCGACCGGCGGCGTCTGCCCCGACAGCGACGAGACCGACGGCCCACACGAGGCGCGGTTCGTCTTCGCCTTCGCCGAGGAACAGAACGAAGAGGTCGACGGGATCTACAACGAGGGCGACGTGATCCACGCCTACGTCCAGTGTACCTGCGGCACCGCCTACTCCGAGAAGTGGCTCGCCGGCGAGAAGTGA
- a CDS encoding phosphotransferase family protein, whose amino-acid sequence MTDPKYGPRDPLSEDQVAAAVAALRGDWMVLDTEPMPAGSDIVYGVTVRDERDRRHEAVLKCFRSDSPVDGRSPERFLVEVDLLELLGRETDVPVPAVYGGYRSRDGLPSPAFLMEHLPGEPPLGVATGGHEAVAERLLRESGRHLARVHDLRSFDAYGGLVSGDDGPTVRDGRTTWPDRLREIVDDSLDGLAGTRFADLSGSLRAYADGRFDELDLAADAALLHGDYRPGNLLADAETGEVTAVLDWGAAQAGDPRYELAWAVREFAERAPVGSVARERVREALFDAYEEHRGERFARDEAFERRQSFYLAVTWLAECRWFDAWWGGAEESAREARAERLRENVTELR is encoded by the coding sequence ATGACCGACCCGAAGTACGGTCCCCGCGACCCGCTTTCCGAGGACCAGGTCGCGGCCGCCGTCGCAGCCCTCCGCGGCGACTGGATGGTCCTCGACACCGAACCGATGCCGGCAGGCAGCGACATCGTGTACGGGGTCACGGTCCGGGACGAGCGAGACCGGCGGCACGAGGCCGTTTTGAAGTGTTTCCGGAGCGATAGCCCGGTCGACGGTCGCTCCCCCGAACGCTTCCTCGTCGAAGTCGACTTGCTCGAACTCCTCGGACGTGAGACCGATGTCCCAGTCCCGGCGGTCTACGGCGGCTATCGCTCACGGGACGGTCTCCCCTCACCGGCGTTCTTGATGGAACACCTGCCCGGCGAGCCACCGCTCGGGGTCGCCACCGGCGGTCACGAGGCCGTCGCGGAGCGACTCCTCCGCGAGTCCGGTCGACACCTCGCTCGAGTGCACGACCTGCGGTCGTTCGACGCCTACGGCGGCCTGGTCTCCGGCGACGACGGCCCGACCGTCCGCGACGGGCGAACGACGTGGCCCGACAGACTGCGCGAGATCGTCGACGACTCGCTCGACGGGTTGGCCGGCACGCGCTTCGCGGACCTGTCGGGGTCGCTCAGGGCGTACGCCGACGGCCGGTTCGACGAACTCGATCTGGCGGCCGACGCCGCGCTCCTGCACGGCGACTACCGACCCGGGAACCTGCTCGCCGACGCCGAGACCGGCGAGGTGACGGCCGTCCTCGACTGGGGCGCTGCACAGGCCGGTGACCCTCGATACGAACTCGCGTGGGCGGTCCGCGAGTTCGCCGAACGGGCGCCCGTCGGTTCGGTCGCCCGAGAGCGCGTTCGCGAGGCGCTGTTCGACGCGTACGAGGAGCACCGAGGTGAGCGCTTCGCGCGCGACGAGGCCTTCGAGCGCCGGCAGTCGTTCTACCTCGCGGTGACGTGGCTGGCCGAGTGCCGGTGGTTCGACGCCTGGTGGGGCGGCGCCGAGGAGTCCGCGCGCGAAGCGCGCGCCGAGCGACTCCGCGAGAACGTGACCGAACTGCGCTGA
- a CDS encoding DHH family phosphoesterase, which yields MDDWIIDGDRLPLERKSVLPGEGFFYPDSLRETKKESEAVEALSGAETVVVADTDADGLGCVALIREVHGDDAALVPSGPHELRQSIEWAVEYAPDDALVFVCDLCPDSEGDVAGIETLAERTTVRWFDHHQWDDDLADAVEAAGVDLTVGDSDEVCTTDVALAELDAAFPEKFEALARVTRDHDLWIKEDERSDDLADYAMWAEPEEYVRVIRRYGVDFPEAVEEFLEDERVEKEALIEKAVERGELREVGEWTVGVTYGRCSQNEVAEAMRQQGADASVIVKPAGSASIRGSEGFERAHEVAEQVNGGGHPRAAGCKPHIYDDMLDYAHHWTTRGAVAKQAILDAFRALPLEEGEGVDTER from the coding sequence ATGGACGACTGGATCATCGACGGCGACAGACTCCCGCTCGAGCGGAAGTCGGTCCTGCCGGGCGAGGGCTTTTTCTACCCAGATTCGCTGCGCGAGACGAAAAAGGAGAGCGAGGCGGTCGAGGCGCTATCCGGCGCCGAGACGGTCGTCGTCGCCGATACGGACGCCGACGGCCTGGGTTGTGTCGCGCTGATCCGCGAGGTCCACGGCGACGACGCCGCCCTGGTCCCCTCGGGCCCCCACGAACTCCGTCAGAGCATCGAGTGGGCCGTCGAGTACGCGCCCGACGACGCCCTCGTCTTCGTCTGCGACCTCTGCCCGGACAGCGAGGGCGACGTCGCAGGTATCGAGACACTGGCCGAGCGGACGACGGTGCGCTGGTTCGACCACCACCAGTGGGACGACGACCTCGCCGACGCCGTCGAGGCCGCGGGCGTCGACCTGACCGTCGGCGACTCCGACGAGGTCTGTACGACCGACGTGGCGCTGGCCGAACTCGACGCGGCGTTCCCCGAGAAGTTCGAGGCGCTGGCGCGAGTCACCCGCGACCACGACCTGTGGATCAAGGAGGACGAGCGCAGCGACGACCTCGCGGACTACGCGATGTGGGCCGAGCCGGAGGAGTACGTCCGCGTGATCCGCCGCTACGGCGTCGACTTCCCCGAGGCCGTCGAGGAGTTCCTCGAAGACGAGCGCGTCGAGAAGGAGGCGCTGATCGAGAAGGCCGTCGAGCGCGGCGAACTCCGCGAGGTCGGCGAGTGGACCGTCGGCGTCACCTACGGGCGCTGCTCGCAAAACGAGGTCGCCGAGGCGATGCGCCAGCAAGGCGCCGACGCCTCCGTGATCGTCAAGCCGGCCGGCAGCGCCTCGATCCGCGGCTCCGAGGGCTTCGAGCGCGCCCACGAGGTCGCCGAACAGGTCAACGGCGGCGGCCACCCGCGCGCCGCGGGCTGCAAACCGCACATCTACGACGACATGCTCGATTACGCCCACCACTGGACGACACGGGGTGCCGTCGCGAAACAGGCCATCCTCGACGCCTTCCGCGCGCTCCCGCTCGAGGAGGGGGAAGGCGTCGATACCGAACGGTAA
- a CDS encoding universal stress protein yields the protein MFDTVVIATDGSESASRAVDVALDVAEKFDAEVHALYVVDRGDVAASPDELRKELVDALEAAADEALDDVRGRTDGSVETAVRNGRPGTEITNYVGEVDADVVALGTRGRHGDHGFVLGSVAEAVVRRCDRPVLTVRQLDEAEIAAADV from the coding sequence ATGTTCGACACGGTGGTCATCGCGACCGACGGCTCCGAGAGCGCCTCCCGGGCCGTCGACGTGGCGCTGGACGTCGCCGAGAAGTTCGACGCCGAGGTTCACGCGCTGTACGTGGTCGACCGGGGAGACGTAGCGGCGTCGCCGGACGAACTCAGAAAGGAACTCGTCGACGCGCTGGAGGCGGCTGCCGACGAGGCCCTCGACGACGTGCGCGGGCGCACCGACGGCTCCGTCGAGACGGCCGTCCGCAACGGCCGCCCGGGCACCGAGATCACCAACTACGTCGGAGAAGTCGACGCCGACGTGGTCGCGCTGGGCACCCGCGGGCGTCACGGCGACCACGGGTTCGTCCTCGGCAGCGTCGCCGAGGCCGTCGTCCGCCGCTGTGACCGCCCCGTCCTCACCGTCCGACAGCTCGACGAAGCCGAGATCGCGGCCGCTGACGTTTAG
- a CDS encoding universal stress protein, which yields MSLDIEQVLVPVDATDQAEEAVRYGLAVADRYDAAVHVLHVIDEPVKRGIETGDVDAEAVADEQMSFADDAEEFADDVSVTHSTVVGFSRSRLRQHPGSAILDVAEELPADFVVVPREHGTDPDETLGKSAQYVVEYASQPVLSV from the coding sequence ATGAGTCTGGACATCGAGCAGGTCCTCGTCCCGGTCGACGCGACCGACCAGGCCGAGGAGGCGGTCCGCTACGGCCTCGCGGTCGCCGACCGGTACGACGCCGCGGTCCACGTCCTGCACGTGATCGACGAGCCCGTCAAACGCGGAATCGAGACCGGCGACGTCGACGCCGAGGCCGTCGCCGACGAGCAGATGTCGTTCGCCGACGACGCCGAGGAGTTCGCCGACGACGTCTCCGTCACTCACTCGACGGTCGTCGGCTTCTCCCGGTCGCGGCTGCGCCAGCACCCCGGCAGCGCTATCCTCGACGTGGCCGAGGAGCTCCCCGCCGACTTCGTCGTCGTCCCGCGCGAACACGGGACCGACCCGGACGAGACGCTCGGCAAATCGGCCCAGTACGTCGTCGAATACGCCAGCCAGCCCGTCCTCTCCGTCTGA
- a CDS encoding GNAT family N-acetyltransferase — translation MSGRTYPDDPAGSFPEPPVAFTDTEDRQIRIEESGVDDFDRLAEMYDAFDPADRAQGIPPVKEDAVREWLDTLLSEESVNVVAVHEGSPVGHAILVPDREAAYELAVFVLHDYQSAGIGTELLEVLLGSGQAAGVEKVWLTVERWNEPAIALYKKLGFETSNAESFELEMAIRLS, via the coding sequence ATGAGCGGACGTACGTACCCCGACGATCCGGCGGGCTCGTTCCCGGAGCCGCCGGTCGCGTTCACCGACACCGAGGACCGACAGATCCGCATCGAGGAGAGCGGTGTCGACGACTTCGACCGGCTGGCAGAGATGTACGACGCGTTCGACCCGGCCGACCGCGCGCAGGGTATCCCGCCGGTCAAGGAAGACGCGGTCCGCGAGTGGCTGGACACGCTGCTGTCCGAGGAGTCGGTCAACGTCGTCGCCGTCCACGAGGGGTCGCCAGTGGGCCACGCTATCCTCGTCCCGGACCGGGAGGCGGCCTACGAACTCGCCGTGTTCGTCCTCCACGACTACCAGAGCGCAGGCATCGGCACCGAACTACTCGAGGTACTACTGGGGAGCGGCCAGGCCGCGGGCGTCGAGAAGGTGTGGCTCACCGTCGAGCGCTGGAACGAGCCGGCGATCGCGCTGTACAAGAAACTCGGCTTCGAGACGAGCAATGCCGAGAGCTTCGAGCTGGAGATGGCGATCCGGCTGTCCTGA
- a CDS encoding universal stress protein yields the protein MNVLLGMGGSPDGFDALEETLTRARDAGDELTVAVLDTSDDHDPDDVESEIRDRVDEAGVEASVTQLPGHPGSQLSQFAEREEFDRIVIGGGQRSPMGKIELGEVAEFVLLNADTTVTLVR from the coding sequence ATGAACGTCCTCCTGGGCATGGGCGGGAGTCCGGACGGATTCGACGCGCTGGAGGAGACGCTGACTCGCGCTCGCGACGCGGGCGACGAGCTGACGGTGGCGGTTCTCGACACCTCGGACGACCACGACCCCGACGACGTCGAGTCCGAGATCCGCGACCGCGTCGACGAGGCGGGCGTCGAGGCTTCGGTGACGCAGCTGCCGGGCCACCCCGGCAGTCAGCTCTCGCAGTTCGCCGAGCGCGAGGAGTTCGACCGCATCGTCATCGGGGGCGGCCAGCGCAGCCCGATGGGAAAGATCGAGCTCGGCGAGGTCGCCGAGTTCGTGCTGCTCAACGCCGACACGACGGTGACTCTCGTTCGATGA